One Lactobacillus crispatus DNA segment encodes these proteins:
- a CDS encoding MFS transporter, whose protein sequence is MAKRKSIYTKDVVLVMAASFFFMFSTMFVNPLINGYAKELGASSAFAGIIVGIMSLAAMFLRPVAGNLTDKFSKYRLSFIGGTLIFVGVMGYVLTPSSGWLLLFRLINGTGYVLCTVCMTTWLAFLVPRQHVGEAMGFYGLMNALAMALAPAVSINIYQKIGYRTSLVASAVSALLMIVAIQFVGDHALPKKRVRTQKKSFKIIQFNVLPVAILTTLFAIPYFVTQADIVTYVEQKHLTVAVGSYFLIYAVVLLIIRVGLKRYFDTVRFGVWFWLSLVSTATYIILLAIMNNDWQMALAAALMASGYGIIYSVLQSTALLLAPIEEQGLASATFYLGLDIAMAFGPMISGVIDSALPIEWFYPVELVLVPLILVVYFIWRKRLNAAIDHH, encoded by the coding sequence TTGGCGAAGAGAAAATCAATTTATACCAAAGATGTTGTCCTGGTTATGGCAGCATCTTTCTTTTTTATGTTTAGTACAATGTTTGTTAATCCTTTGATTAATGGATATGCTAAAGAATTAGGCGCTAGCAGTGCTTTTGCTGGAATCATTGTCGGGATTATGAGTTTAGCAGCAATGTTTTTGCGACCGGTAGCTGGCAATTTAACCGATAAATTTTCTAAATACCGCTTATCGTTTATTGGCGGCACTTTAATTTTTGTAGGGGTAATGGGTTACGTTTTGACTCCGTCAAGTGGTTGGCTTTTGCTCTTTAGGTTAATTAACGGCACCGGTTATGTCCTGTGCACAGTTTGTATGACTACCTGGCTTGCTTTTTTAGTGCCGCGCCAACATGTTGGTGAAGCAATGGGCTTTTATGGTTTAATGAATGCTTTGGCAATGGCGTTAGCTCCAGCAGTTTCGATTAATATTTATCAAAAAATAGGTTATCGAACAAGTTTGGTGGCATCAGCTGTTTCAGCTTTACTAATGATTGTAGCAATTCAGTTTGTGGGTGATCATGCTTTGCCTAAAAAGCGCGTCCGAACGCAGAAAAAGAGTTTCAAAATTATTCAATTTAATGTCCTACCGGTGGCAATTTTGACAACTTTATTTGCTATCCCGTATTTTGTAACACAGGCAGATATTGTAACTTATGTAGAACAAAAACATCTGACTGTCGCAGTTGGATCATATTTCTTGATCTATGCGGTTGTTTTGTTGATTATTAGAGTAGGACTAAAAAGGTATTTTGATACAGTACGTTTTGGCGTCTGGTTTTGGCTAAGTCTAGTTTCAACGGCTACTTATATTATCTTGCTCGCAATAATGAATAATGATTGGCAAATGGCTTTAGCGGCAGCTTTAATGGCGTCAGGCTATGGGATCATTTATTCAGTTTTGCAATCAACTGCGCTGTTGTTAGCACCGATTGAAGAACAAGGCTTAGCTAGTGCTACTTTTTATTTAGGATTAGATATTGCTATGGCCTTTGGCCCGATGATCAGTGGTGTAATTGATTCTGCTTTACCGATAGAATGGTTCTATCCAGTAGAATTAGTCTTAGTTCCATTGATTTTAGTAGTTTATTTCATTTGGCGTAAGCGTTTGAATGCCGCAATTGACCATCATTAG
- a CDS encoding OsmC family protein encodes MSEYVVKSKLEDKEWQIANQVRDHVFVCDDVKHDAGPNPVEYLCGSVNSCIVMSAGMITKAHQLDVRNFRVENQAKTENLGHGKSVVTEMKIKVFFDSAMTRAEKEEFLAHTLHVSTVYQTIKAAVKIYVELGE; translated from the coding sequence ATGAGCGAATATGTAGTTAAATCTAAGTTAGAAGATAAAGAATGGCAAATTGCCAACCAAGTACGTGATCATGTTTTTGTTTGTGATGATGTTAAACATGATGCAGGTCCCAACCCAGTTGAGTATCTATGTGGTAGTGTTAATTCATGTATTGTGATGTCGGCAGGGATGATTACCAAGGCACATCAACTTGATGTTAGGAATTTTAGGGTAGAAAACCAGGCAAAAACGGAGAATCTCGGTCATGGTAAATCAGTAGTAACTGAGATGAAGATCAAGGTCTTCTTTGATTCGGCAATGACTAGAGCCGAGAAGGAAGAATTTTTAGCTCACACTTTGCATGTTTCAACTGTTTATCAAACTATTAAAGCAGCTGTCAAAATTTATGTGGAATTAGGAGAATAA
- a CDS encoding DUF805 domain-containing protein, protein MSEPYYKQEYQGERKLDGEAPVFSFGQIMKETFLRPFTWNARTTRRSFWIGIIVSEILIWIGGIITFCATLMPVSHYENDSVDMINGFAFNSNHISAIVIIGMIIWGLIYLYLKLCQLGLAVRRLHDINYTGWWILLMLIPLGWIFVLYFAIQPSKQEPVKWGTYLYLDE, encoded by the coding sequence ATGAGCGAGCCATATTACAAACAAGAATACCAGGGTGAAAGAAAGTTAGATGGTGAGGCCCCAGTTTTTAGTTTTGGTCAAATTATGAAAGAAACTTTTCTGCGACCATTTACCTGGAATGCAAGAACTACCAGAAGAAGTTTCTGGATTGGCATCATTGTAAGCGAGATTTTAATCTGGATCGGGGGCATTATTACTTTTTGTGCTACACTTATGCCAGTTTCACATTATGAAAATGATTCTGTTGATATGATTAATGGTTTTGCTTTCAATAGTAACCATATTTCAGCGATAGTAATTATTGGCATGATCATTTGGGGCTTGATCTATCTTTATTTGAAATTATGTCAATTAGGCCTAGCTGTAAGAAGATTGCATGATATCAATTATACAGGTTGGTGGATTTTGTTAATGTTGATACCGTTAGGTTGGATTTTTGTTCTGTATTTTGCAATTCAGCCAAGTAAACAAGAGCCGGTGAAATGGGGAACGTATCTTTACCTTGACGAATAA
- a CDS encoding IS110 family transposase, with product MMESQIIFGIDVSSKSSTVCVVNDRIKQGESFRISNDSFGYQKLYEQLNQYLITPLVVFEATGVYSLSLQAFLEDYHIKYLKLNPLKAKKLMDNNLRHNKTDKVDAYRLALIQFNAPQKLRDPQPREYHELQNASRYYEELTRSIVTTKNQLHRNLQSTFPQIEEILSHPSGRIYWALVSLFPHAGYVLEKNETQVTQMLNSISGIGQQRARYLTTRLYAFAREAYPYDSKDSIIVRAIQRNISNLFSLQQERDYVINYMEKLAKAVNARALSIYLSIPGVARITAVRLVAELGDLRRFSTSAQIDAFVGIDPGRYQSGEKDSSLGITKHGNHIARKILYRVITQMETVKATQPCHITDYYDKKKRSSNSQGYKKIAIASVHKLIRTMFALIKHDQLYDYNIATENKRL from the coding sequence ATTATGGAATCACAAATTATTTTCGGTATTGATGTTAGCAGTAAATCTTCCACAGTTTGTGTGGTTAATGACCGGATCAAACAAGGCGAATCTTTTAGAATCTCTAATGATTCCTTTGGCTATCAAAAACTTTATGAGCAACTGAACCAATATTTGATAACTCCTTTAGTTGTTTTCGAAGCTACTGGTGTTTATTCTCTAAGCCTGCAAGCTTTCTTAGAGGATTATCATATTAAGTATTTGAAGCTTAATCCGCTTAAAGCGAAAAAGCTAATGGACAATAATTTACGCCATAATAAAACTGATAAGGTAGATGCTTATCGCCTGGCTTTAATTCAATTTAATGCCCCGCAAAAGCTGCGTGATCCACAGCCCAGAGAGTATCATGAACTTCAGAATGCCAGTCGCTATTATGAAGAACTTACTAGGAGTATAGTTACTACTAAAAATCAATTGCACCGCAACCTCCAATCCACTTTCCCACAAATTGAAGAAATACTGTCTCATCCATCTGGCAGAATTTATTGGGCGCTTGTTAGTCTTTTCCCACATGCTGGATATGTTCTAGAAAAGAATGAGACACAGGTAACTCAAATGCTTAATTCTATTTCTGGAATAGGACAACAAAGGGCACGGTACTTAACCACAAGATTATACGCTTTTGCTAGAGAAGCTTATCCTTATGATTCCAAAGATAGTATTATCGTTAGAGCTATTCAAAGGAACATTTCTAATTTATTTTCACTCCAGCAAGAACGCGACTATGTAATTAACTACATGGAAAAGCTGGCTAAAGCAGTAAACGCTCGTGCTTTATCCATCTATTTGAGTATCCCAGGGGTTGCTAGAATTACAGCAGTGAGATTAGTAGCAGAGCTCGGTGATCTAAGACGGTTTAGCACTTCAGCTCAAATTGATGCGTTTGTTGGCATTGATCCAGGAAGGTACCAATCTGGTGAAAAAGACAGTTCTCTTGGCATTACCAAGCATGGCAATCATATTGCCAGAAAAATACTTTATCGAGTTATTACTCAAATGGAGACGGTAAAGGCTACGCAGCCTTGCCATATAACTGATTATTATGACAAGAAAAAACGATCTTCAAATAGCCAAGGCTATAAGAAAATCGCCATTGCATCAGTCCATAAACTGATACGCACAATGTTTGCTCTTATCAAACATGATCAATTATATGATTACAACATAGCCACCGAAAATAAAAGACTTTAG
- the yjeM gene encoding glutamate/gamma-aminobutyrate family transporter YjeM — protein sequence MKNNDHSKISRSSLVLMIFSSIFGFSNSLTAFYQMGYSSIIWYIVTAILFFLPSALIFAEYGASFKGIKGGIFSWLEGSTNEKVAFIGTFIWLSAWVIWLVSSTQFFLVSVSTAIFGHDTTQSWHLGPLTSTQLLGVLEVIFLAIVTFCAAKGIDKIKAINNIGGIFTLGIAIGFTAVSLFVFILNRGQLAEPVTAQNMVHSPNPAFQSPIAVISFIVYALFAYGGLETTSGVIDSVDKPEKNYPKALITAMVLMTALYVVNIFMCGVAVNWNKSLGGKGVDLANVEYVLINNLGIVTGHSLGLSHSTSLAIGTVFSRLAGIADVLSGIAAAFLMVYSPIKSFIEGCDPRLLPKKMVKLNKHNMPEFSMWVQAIVVSVIILFISFGGNGAQQFYTILMDMMNVSSSAPYLFLIAAYPFFKAKKDLDRPFVFIEGKKKVLATTIVVWLVVAVGIIFTCIEPLFTGDWQTSFWTAIGPVAFGVIAWIYYAYNERKETY from the coding sequence ATGAAGAATAATGATCACAGCAAGATAAGTCGTAGTAGTCTGGTCTTGATGATTTTTTCTTCTATTTTTGGATTTAGTAATTCTCTGACAGCTTTTTACCAAATGGGTTATTCAAGTATCATTTGGTATATTGTCACCGCTATTTTATTCTTCTTGCCATCAGCCTTAATTTTCGCTGAATATGGTGCTTCCTTTAAAGGAATTAAAGGTGGAATCTTTTCATGGCTTGAAGGATCTACTAATGAAAAAGTAGCATTTATTGGAACTTTTATTTGGCTATCAGCTTGGGTGATTTGGTTGGTTTCTTCAACCCAATTCTTCTTGGTTTCAGTTTCAACTGCAATTTTTGGTCATGATACAACCCAAAGTTGGCATTTAGGACCATTAACTTCAACCCAATTATTAGGTGTTTTAGAAGTTATTTTTTTGGCAATTGTTACATTCTGTGCCGCAAAGGGAATTGATAAAATAAAGGCGATTAATAATATTGGTGGGATCTTTACTTTAGGAATTGCCATTGGTTTTACAGCAGTTTCACTTTTTGTATTTATTTTGAATCGTGGGCAATTAGCTGAACCAGTGACCGCACAAAATATGGTTCATTCACCTAATCCAGCATTTCAGTCACCGATTGCGGTTATTTCATTTATTGTCTATGCTTTATTTGCCTATGGTGGTCTGGAAACAACCTCAGGAGTAATTGATTCAGTTGATAAACCGGAAAAGAATTATCCTAAGGCTCTGATTACGGCCATGGTCTTAATGACAGCACTTTATGTTGTAAACATCTTTATGTGTGGGGTGGCTGTTAATTGGAACAAATCGTTAGGTGGTAAAGGTGTTGACTTAGCTAATGTCGAATATGTTTTGATTAATAATTTAGGTATTGTCACTGGTCATAGCCTAGGTCTATCACATTCTACTTCACTGGCAATTGGAACTGTCTTTTCTCGTTTGGCCGGAATTGCGGATGTGTTATCAGGAATTGCCGCTGCCTTTTTGATGGTTTATTCACCGATTAAATCATTTATTGAGGGGTGTGATCCGCGACTATTGCCTAAGAAAATGGTTAAGTTAAATAAGCACAATATGCCTGAATTCTCGATGTGGGTACAAGCAATTGTGGTTAGCGTTATTATCTTATTTATTTCATTTGGTGGTAATGGAGCACAACAATTCTATACAATTTTAATGGATATGATGAATGTTTCTTCATCAGCACCATATTTATTTTTAATTGCTGCTTACCCATTTTTTAAAGCTAAAAAAGACTTAGATCGGCCATTTGTTTTTATTGAAGGTAAGAAAAAAGTTTTGGCAACGACAATTGTTGTTTGGTTAGTGGTTGCGGTCGGAATTATCTTTACTTGTATCGAACCACTCTTTACCGGAGACTGGCAAACTTCATTCTGGACGGCTATTGGTCCAGTGGCCTTTGGTGTTATTGCTTGGATTTATTACGCATATAATGAACGAAAAGAAACATACTAA